The proteins below come from a single Dinghuibacter silviterrae genomic window:
- a CDS encoding uracil-DNA glycosylase family protein, with product MALSTHILGFLRHLAWEGKLPKGVEVLYPFSDPEVWTVCEAFYKKFYAGGPRTLMIGINPGRFGAGTTGIPFTDPIRLKDPCGIDNPWPARQELSSVFMYEMIHACGGPEAFYGKVYITSVSPLGFTLDGKNLNYYDDTHLLKTIEPFAVDCLRKQLSWGMNTAVALCLGGGQNFKYLEKLNSRHHFFEKIVPLPHPRYIMQYRLKHKEAHIREYLDAFSAL from the coding sequence ATGGCGCTGAGCACACACATACTCGGTTTTCTTCGCCACCTCGCGTGGGAAGGCAAACTTCCGAAGGGCGTGGAGGTGCTGTACCCGTTTTCGGACCCGGAGGTTTGGACCGTTTGCGAGGCTTTTTATAAGAAATTCTATGCCGGCGGCCCCCGTACCCTTATGATCGGAATCAACCCCGGCCGCTTTGGGGCGGGCACCACGGGAATCCCGTTTACCGATCCCATCCGCCTCAAGGACCCCTGCGGCATCGACAACCCCTGGCCGGCCCGGCAGGAGCTGTCGTCGGTGTTTATGTACGAGATGATACATGCCTGCGGTGGCCCGGAAGCCTTTTACGGCAAGGTGTACATCACCTCCGTAAGCCCGTTGGGTTTTACCCTTGATGGGAAGAACCTCAACTATTACGACGACACCCACCTCCTCAAAACGATAGAACCTTTTGCGGTGGATTGTCTCCGAAAACAGCTGTCCTGGGGTATGAATACCGCCGTCGCTCTTTGTCTGGGTGGGGGACAGAATTTCAAATACCTGGAGAAGCTCAACAGCCGTCACCACTTTTTCGAAAAGATCGTTCCGCTTCCCCACCCCCGCTACATCATGCAATACCGGCTGAAGCACAAAGAAGCCCATATCCGCGAATACCTGGACGCCTTTAGTGCGTTATAG
- a CDS encoding alpha-2-macroglobulin family protein, with translation MRWTLCLTLILPLGALAQASLKNMHRDSYEEFVYRIDAAKAQWCIRHDSIPLDELLEGKPFAAFPAGSVDRNRLPAGQYIDVRVVDNRLISVLLSITDLMVYPVSDGGRMRLMVRRRETPDSTVDGADVRVNGRKAVFLAAGHCYLPGRVAGGFVRVAVPGDTTFQLLEQKVEDRPYRYRPRGQGPWAKIRRWFTKSHYGQAGVGTMLFSQPKYKPMDTVRLKAYILDRKGRRWRTPLDLYLEYVHDGAPVKHPLGLSTPAVPGSFAYEFPLPDTLPRDTRYTVSFRNRRGEVVFKGYFSIEEYLLNQVTDYRFRAERTTVYAGDSVRLLASASDANGLPILDARFHVALLRGEVRDFGQDTVYVPDTLYTAEKPLSTEGETVLGSDTRRLPEVVMDLQANGSIIDASGERHDQTDDVTYAPGQAKLDVRMEGDSVLATYQVNGRPVARDGFLRIQGVDLPLLPVHYPVARKVEPFAESYHFYIGKPGAFTDSTEDEPEAYEVNGYPNCRNDTLGFLLDNPRRVPVAYTVWMGNSVLERGWSNDREVSWARRSPRVHDTYQVRWTYIWGGKERKNDLTLRTPYRVLTVHLDGKQTIYPGQKDTLHIRVTDAWGRPDPGTDLTAYSYNSQFQGAIHNPFLTLFGRYHNRSLHSRPGFDTDDPQPGHWIPLGAHQGWIKPFGLDSLPYYNMLYPRAAGFMLNTHLPDFIPKIAVYVVRKGVPQRIYLLYLNKQLVYYDGVTDPLPYVFDVPPAYTRIGVRLYDRYLEIDSVYAQPFYRRDVVIDLDHLPKMARSRPMPPYLTWEETDLLSGRLWQMQSTSLTQYGYIYQGDRGTQLRQGNHHLVGPFEPTDSLRFLAPGFFESHFLLEPVYEYMLSPQFFRLEKTDPLHRIGGKAWLAPPGNGQWVLGDTLTAPPVLHSPQAGQEERFIFLEAGHTREQRIPGYGQLLVRWDKDTVLQYMVLYPEKEATSPLVLGPIREAIENVVPGTYTLLLVDTHFRTLERQHLRILPDQLLCMHTEGLLFRPDNPVITRLADESLERLRRQWAAEVKTPLQTPAGEKPAYTPDFPAGTAMVWGRVIDAHGGLGIAGASVMVTGTKTGCVTDGNGYFQLRSVRAGRLSLTVLSVGYATNRLDADAVDNAAQPVIVKLDVRDQGLADVVVTGYGEQRRSLSYSVTTVAGVSLEGRIPGLNIQEALDTIALKDAGAKAFRDTFRDYGFWKPRILMDDNGRAAVEVTYPDNITRWRNFVVGMDRYNRMGVATSPVISFKPLVASLSTPAFLVEGDSADLVGKVLNYTNRSYPVRSGFEEEDAVDTVGGKSSVVRFHRVAGTGDSLKASFVLQTGAYKDGEERRLPVYPVGVKETGGRVFVLEGDTTVIYPFTGRPATLYARGNMLDVLQDRLRYLKEYPYFCMEQTSSKLTGLLAERRMDVLLHKRFDGDKDVDALVHRLEKNQLFSGGWSWWGGGSASLRMTCYVIRALLPLRSDPLVGVALREGLLYLQNSLPSLPWRQLPDPLRTMAEAGHVMDYTPLIRKIVFDSLDQHNGWTYVRLLQRLGLDYREPMQKLLRKATPGMLGSIHWGDADGRWYGNDIATTVQAYEVLSADTTQRSLLPAVRLFLLGDHAPYAYNTVEAATVVSTLLQDALVANPRLATPIQLRITGDTTCTLTRLPATFQYSGQRPLVLSKIGGGTVYATVYEEHWNPSPFKVDSLFAVHTSFIRDGRETRALKVGERVNLRVRIEVKKEAEYTMIEVPIPAGCTFGDKPFEYEVHREYFKDKVVLFTDWLSRGVHEFNIPLEVRYGGRFTLNPVRVSLMYFPVLYGRNALEQVTITH, from the coding sequence ATGAGATGGACGCTTTGCCTTACCCTGATCCTGCCGCTGGGGGCCCTGGCCCAGGCCAGTCTGAAAAACATGCACCGGGATAGTTACGAAGAATTTGTATACCGCATCGACGCCGCCAAGGCCCAGTGGTGTATCCGTCATGACAGCATACCCCTGGATGAACTGCTGGAGGGAAAACCGTTTGCCGCCTTTCCCGCAGGGAGCGTTGACCGGAACCGGTTACCCGCCGGTCAGTATATCGACGTACGGGTGGTTGATAACCGGTTGATATCCGTGCTTTTAAGTATAACGGATCTGATGGTATACCCGGTCAGTGACGGCGGGAGAATGCGACTGATGGTGCGCCGGCGGGAGACCCCCGACAGCACGGTAGACGGGGCAGATGTCCGGGTGAACGGGCGGAAGGCGGTTTTCCTGGCTGCCGGCCATTGTTATCTGCCTGGCCGGGTGGCCGGTGGTTTTGTCCGGGTAGCCGTTCCCGGAGATACCACCTTTCAACTGCTGGAGCAGAAGGTGGAAGACCGGCCGTACCGCTACCGGCCTCGCGGGCAGGGCCCGTGGGCTAAGATCCGGCGGTGGTTCACGAAGAGCCATTACGGCCAGGCGGGTGTGGGGACCATGCTGTTTAGCCAGCCCAAGTATAAACCCATGGATACGGTCCGCTTAAAGGCCTATATCCTCGACCGTAAAGGCAGGCGTTGGCGTACACCGCTCGACCTGTATCTGGAGTATGTCCACGATGGCGCCCCGGTCAAACATCCGCTGGGTCTTAGCACGCCTGCGGTCCCCGGTTCGTTTGCATACGAATTCCCCTTGCCGGATACCCTGCCCAGGGATACCCGGTATACGGTTTCCTTCCGGAACCGGCGTGGGGAGGTTGTTTTCAAGGGCTATTTCTCCATCGAAGAATACCTGTTGAACCAGGTGACCGACTATCGGTTCCGGGCGGAAAGGACGACCGTCTATGCGGGTGATTCCGTCCGGTTACTGGCGTCCGCCTCCGACGCAAACGGCTTGCCTATCCTCGACGCCAGGTTCCACGTGGCGTTGCTTCGTGGCGAGGTGAGGGATTTTGGCCAGGACACCGTCTACGTACCCGACACGTTATACACCGCGGAAAAACCCCTGTCGACGGAAGGGGAAACCGTTTTGGGTAGCGATACGCGCAGGCTGCCGGAGGTGGTCATGGACCTACAGGCAAACGGGAGTATCATCGATGCTTCGGGCGAACGGCATGATCAAACCGACGACGTGACTTATGCACCCGGACAAGCGAAGCTGGACGTCCGCATGGAGGGGGATTCCGTGCTGGCCACTTACCAGGTCAATGGCCGGCCGGTGGCCCGGGACGGTTTTTTGCGCATCCAGGGCGTGGACTTGCCGTTATTGCCTGTCCACTATCCCGTGGCCAGAAAGGTGGAGCCTTTTGCGGAAAGCTATCACTTCTATATCGGTAAACCCGGCGCCTTTACGGATTCAACGGAGGACGAGCCGGAAGCCTACGAGGTGAACGGGTATCCCAATTGCAGGAACGATACCCTTGGATTCCTGCTGGACAACCCCAGGCGGGTCCCCGTGGCCTATACCGTGTGGATGGGAAACAGCGTCCTGGAGCGGGGCTGGAGCAATGACCGGGAGGTCAGCTGGGCGCGGCGTTCACCCCGGGTGCACGATACATACCAGGTAAGATGGACTTACATCTGGGGAGGGAAAGAACGAAAAAACGACCTGACGCTTCGGACTCCTTACCGTGTACTGACGGTGCATCTCGATGGGAAACAAACGATATACCCGGGTCAAAAGGATACCCTTCACATCAGGGTCACCGACGCCTGGGGCCGGCCCGATCCGGGAACCGACCTGACGGCCTACAGTTACAACAGCCAGTTCCAGGGCGCCATACACAACCCTTTCCTGACGCTTTTCGGCCGGTACCACAACCGTTCGCTGCACAGCCGGCCTGGGTTTGACACAGACGACCCCCAACCCGGACACTGGATACCGCTGGGAGCGCACCAGGGTTGGATAAAGCCCTTTGGCCTCGATTCTTTACCCTATTACAACATGCTTTATCCCCGGGCCGCCGGGTTTATGCTCAACACACACCTGCCCGACTTTATCCCAAAGATTGCCGTATACGTGGTCCGGAAAGGGGTCCCCCAGCGGATCTACCTGTTGTACCTCAACAAGCAACTGGTGTATTACGACGGCGTCACGGACCCGCTGCCGTACGTCTTCGACGTGCCCCCGGCGTATACCCGTATCGGGGTGCGTTTGTACGACCGATACCTGGAAATAGACAGCGTATATGCCCAACCCTTTTACCGCCGGGATGTCGTCATCGACCTCGATCATTTGCCCAAAATGGCCCGCTCCCGCCCCATGCCGCCCTACCTGACTTGGGAAGAGACGGACCTGTTGTCCGGCAGGCTCTGGCAAATGCAGTCCACAAGCCTTACCCAATATGGGTATATCTACCAGGGCGACCGGGGGACACAGCTCCGGCAAGGGAACCACCACCTGGTCGGACCCTTCGAACCCACGGACAGCCTTCGCTTTTTGGCGCCCGGTTTTTTTGAAAGCCACTTCCTGCTGGAACCGGTGTATGAATATATGTTGTCCCCCCAGTTCTTCCGGCTTGAAAAGACCGACCCCTTGCATCGTATCGGCGGTAAAGCCTGGCTTGCGCCACCGGGGAACGGGCAATGGGTGTTGGGGGATACCCTGACAGCTCCCCCCGTCCTGCATTCTCCCCAGGCCGGGCAGGAAGAGCGCTTTATCTTCCTGGAGGCAGGGCATACAAGGGAACAAAGGATACCCGGGTATGGCCAGTTGTTGGTCCGCTGGGACAAGGATACCGTGCTCCAGTACATGGTGCTATACCCGGAAAAGGAAGCGACGTCCCCATTGGTGCTTGGGCCGATCCGCGAAGCGATCGAAAACGTTGTCCCGGGTACCTATACCCTTTTGCTGGTGGATACGCATTTCCGGACCCTGGAACGTCAACACCTGCGTATCCTGCCCGACCAGTTGTTGTGTATGCACACCGAAGGGTTGTTGTTCCGGCCGGACAACCCGGTCATCACGCGTCTTGCAGACGAATCCCTGGAACGCCTAAGACGGCAGTGGGCCGCTGAAGTAAAAACACCGCTTCAGACACCCGCCGGCGAAAAGCCGGCGTATACGCCGGACTTCCCTGCGGGAACAGCCATGGTGTGGGGCCGGGTGATCGATGCACACGGCGGATTAGGGATTGCCGGCGCCAGCGTCATGGTCACGGGGACAAAAACGGGTTGTGTGACCGATGGCAACGGCTATTTCCAGCTGCGGTCGGTCCGGGCTGGCCGGCTGAGTCTTACCGTCCTGTCGGTGGGCTATGCGACAAACAGGCTGGACGCAGACGCCGTGGACAACGCCGCCCAACCGGTCATCGTCAAGCTCGATGTCCGCGACCAGGGGCTGGCGGATGTGGTGGTGACCGGGTATGGCGAACAGCGCAGAAGCCTGTCTTATTCGGTCACGACGGTAGCCGGGGTTTCGCTGGAAGGCCGCATACCCGGTCTGAACATCCAGGAAGCTTTGGACACCATTGCCCTTAAGGATGCGGGCGCAAAGGCCTTCCGGGATACGTTCCGGGATTATGGCTTCTGGAAGCCCCGGATCCTTATGGATGACAATGGCCGCGCAGCGGTCGAGGTCACGTATCCAGACAACATCACCCGATGGAGAAACTTTGTCGTGGGGATGGACCGGTACAACCGGATGGGGGTGGCGACGAGCCCGGTCATCTCTTTTAAACCCCTGGTGGCTTCACTGAGCACGCCCGCTTTTTTGGTGGAAGGAGACTCGGCGGACCTGGTCGGCAAAGTATTGAACTATACCAACCGGTCCTACCCGGTCCGTTCCGGTTTTGAAGAAGAGGATGCGGTGGATACCGTGGGAGGAAAATCCTCCGTCGTCCGTTTTCACAGGGTGGCGGGGACCGGGGACAGCCTCAAGGCAAGCTTTGTGTTACAGACCGGGGCCTACAAGGACGGGGAAGAGAGGCGGCTGCCGGTTTACCCGGTAGGGGTAAAAGAAACCGGCGGCCGGGTTTTCGTACTCGAAGGAGACACGACCGTCATTTACCCATTCACAGGCAGACCCGCGACCTTATATGCCCGGGGGAATATGCTCGACGTTTTGCAGGACAGGCTGCGCTACTTAAAGGAGTATCCTTATTTCTGTATGGAACAGACATCGTCTAAGCTGACCGGACTGTTGGCGGAGCGGCGGATGGACGTTCTTTTACACAAACGCTTTGACGGGGATAAAGACGTAGATGCTTTGGTCCACCGGTTGGAAAAGAACCAGCTCTTTTCGGGCGGCTGGAGTTGGTGGGGCGGCGGCAGCGCCAGCCTCCGGATGACTTGTTATGTCATCAGGGCGTTGCTGCCGCTGCGTAGCGACCCGCTGGTGGGGGTAGCCCTCCGGGAGGGCTTGTTGTACCTTCAAAACAGCCTTCCCTCCTTACCGTGGCGGCAATTGCCAGATCCATTGCGGACGATGGCGGAGGCCGGACATGTTATGGACTATACCCCGTTGATCCGGAAGATCGTTTTCGATTCCCTTGATCAGCACAACGGGTGGACGTATGTGCGCCTTTTGCAACGGCTGGGCCTTGACTACCGGGAACCCATGCAAAAACTTCTTCGAAAGGCCACGCCCGGTATGTTGGGCAGCATTCACTGGGGGGATGCGGACGGCAGGTGGTATGGCAACGACATCGCCACGACCGTGCAGGCCTACGAGGTGTTGTCTGCCGATACGACCCAACGGTCCTTGTTGCCTGCTGTCCGGTTGTTTTTGCTGGGCGATCACGCACCGTATGCGTACAACACGGTGGAGGCTGCTACCGTCGTCAGCACACTACTGCAGGACGCACTTGTCGCCAACCCCCGTTTGGCTACCCCCATCCAATTGCGGATCACCGGAGATACGACCTGTACCCTTACGCGTCTCCCCGCCACCTTTCAATACAGCGGGCAGCGTCCGCTCGTCCTTTCCAAAATAGGGGGCGGGACGGTTTATGCCACCGTTTACGAGGAGCACTGGAACCCCTCGCCCTTCAAGGTGGACAGCCTGTTTGCCGTGCACACCTCTTTTATACGCGACGGGAGGGAAACGAGGGCGCTGAAAGTGGGTGAACGGGTCAACCTCCGGGTCCGTATCGAGGTCAAAAAGGAGGCGGAATATACCATGATAGAGGTCCCCATCCCGGCGGGTTGTACGTTCGGCGACAAGCCCTTCGAGTACGAAGTGCATAGGGAATACTTCAAAGACAAGGTCGTCTTGTTCACCGACTGGCTCAGCCGTGGGGTACACGAATTCAATATTCCCCTGGAAGTCCGGTACGGCGGTCGGTTTACGCTCAACCCCGTCCGGGTGTCCTTGATGTATTTCCCGGTTTTGTATGGCAGAAATGCGCTGGAACAGGTGACTATAACGCACTAA
- a CDS encoding DUF5606 family protein, translating to MEYNRIIAITGLGGLFELLSSKSDGAIVKSLEDQQTRFVSSRVHNFSHLESIEVYTKRENINLVDLFKAIESSGTTLPPDKDAAAVKAFFVKVYPDLDFERIYNSDMKKMVKWYALLSGNGVELKLSAVEEEDEAEVEAAVVEAPGPEKPKEEAPKKKAAKAAPAEAAASAEAPAEEAPKKKAAKPAAKKSEDAEEAPKKKAAPKKK from the coding sequence ATGGAATACAACAGGATCATTGCCATTACGGGACTGGGCGGTCTTTTCGAATTGCTGAGCAGCAAGTCGGACGGGGCCATCGTCAAGTCCCTGGAAGATCAACAGACCCGATTTGTCTCTTCCCGGGTCCACAATTTCTCCCACCTGGAAAGCATAGAAGTATACACCAAAAGGGAAAATATCAACCTCGTAGACCTTTTCAAGGCCATCGAAAGCAGCGGTACGACCCTCCCCCCGGACAAGGACGCCGCCGCCGTAAAGGCCTTTTTTGTAAAGGTGTACCCCGACCTGGACTTCGAGCGCATCTACAACAGCGACATGAAGAAGATGGTGAAGTGGTACGCCTTGCTGAGCGGCAACGGCGTCGAGCTGAAGCTGTCTGCCGTTGAGGAAGAAGACGAAGCCGAGGTGGAAGCAGCGGTAGTGGAAGCACCCGGGCCGGAAAAGCCCAAGGAAGAGGCGCCTAAAAAGAAGGCTGCCAAAGCTGCCCCGGCGGAAGCTGCCGCCTCCGCGGAAGCCCCGGCGGAAGAAGCCCCCAAAAAGAAAGCCGCAAAACCCGCGGCGAAAAAATCCGAAGACGCGGAAGAAGCCCCCAAAAAGAAGGCTGCTCCCAAGAAAAAATAG
- a CDS encoding M3 family oligoendopeptidase: MTYTADIQKTPRRFLPADFKVTDWEHLEPFFIDLLDRPLTTDKDLERWLGDMSELEAVVSEDSCWRQIKMTCDTENKALEEAFVFFCMEIQPRLQPYADKLNRKLIDSPLTAGLDQKTYFTYLRNVRKSIELFREANVPIQAELNVLQQQYGAIAGKMTVVLDGQEYTLQQAAKFLEKPDRAMRERTYRAINDRRLQDLDSLDNLYTQLISKRQQVAENAGFSNYRDYRFAELGRFDYNKEDCFQFHEAVKQHILPLVRQVYERQKTRLGLDTLRPWDTEAVPEGEEPLHPFKNGDELLQKTEKCLDDLNPFFGNCLRKMDTLGHLDLDSRKGKAPGGYNCPLAESGAPFIFMNAAGQMHDVTTMVHEGGHAIHSFLSHPLALSAFKEYPMEIAEVASMSMELFSMEHWNIFFQDPEELRRARILQLERVITIFPWIATIDKFQHWVYENPTHNLEERKSAWLRILREFTVDVVDFSGLEHYRGSSWQRQLHLFEVPFYYIEYGIAQLGAIGMWKQFKENPSGALDNYIQALSLGGTRTLPELYASAGLQFDFSPKHIKTLIEFIQKELVKLYL; encoded by the coding sequence ATGACCTATACCGCAGATATTCAAAAAACACCCCGGCGGTTCCTGCCGGCGGACTTCAAAGTCACGGACTGGGAACACCTGGAGCCCTTTTTTATCGACCTCCTGGACCGGCCGCTGACAACGGACAAAGACCTGGAGCGCTGGCTCGGGGACATGAGCGAACTGGAGGCAGTGGTCAGCGAAGATTCCTGCTGGAGACAAATAAAAATGACCTGCGATACGGAAAACAAGGCCTTGGAAGAGGCCTTTGTTTTTTTCTGTATGGAGATACAACCCCGTCTCCAGCCGTACGCCGACAAGCTGAACCGGAAGCTCATCGACAGCCCCCTCACCGCCGGGCTCGATCAGAAGACCTATTTCACGTACCTGCGCAACGTACGGAAAAGCATCGAGCTCTTCCGCGAGGCCAACGTGCCCATACAGGCCGAACTGAACGTCCTCCAACAACAATACGGGGCCATCGCGGGCAAGATGACGGTCGTCCTGGATGGGCAGGAATACACCCTCCAGCAGGCCGCCAAGTTCCTTGAAAAGCCCGACCGCGCCATGAGGGAACGCACCTACCGGGCCATCAACGACCGGCGGCTGCAAGACCTGGACAGCCTCGACAACCTGTATACCCAGCTCATCTCAAAGCGTCAGCAAGTGGCGGAAAATGCCGGTTTTTCCAACTACCGGGATTACCGTTTCGCGGAGCTTGGCCGCTTCGACTACAACAAGGAAGACTGCTTCCAGTTCCACGAGGCGGTCAAACAACACATCCTTCCCCTTGTACGGCAGGTGTATGAACGCCAGAAAACCCGGCTCGGCCTGGACACCTTGCGGCCCTGGGATACCGAGGCGGTACCGGAAGGAGAAGAGCCGCTGCATCCGTTTAAAAACGGAGACGAACTCCTACAAAAAACGGAGAAGTGTCTTGATGACCTTAATCCGTTTTTTGGAAACTGTCTCCGGAAAATGGACACGCTTGGCCACCTGGACCTCGACAGCAGGAAAGGAAAAGCCCCCGGCGGGTACAACTGTCCCCTCGCGGAAAGCGGCGCCCCGTTTATATTTATGAACGCCGCCGGGCAGATGCACGACGTCACCACAATGGTGCATGAGGGTGGACACGCGATCCATTCCTTCCTCTCCCACCCGCTTGCGCTGTCGGCTTTCAAGGAGTATCCGATGGAGATCGCCGAAGTCGCCAGCATGTCGATGGAGTTGTTCAGCATGGAACATTGGAATATTTTTTTCCAGGACCCCGAAGAACTTCGGAGAGCCCGGATCCTGCAGCTGGAGCGTGTTATTACGATCTTCCCATGGATTGCTACGATCGATAAATTCCAACACTGGGTGTACGAAAATCCCACGCACAACCTCGAAGAAAGAAAGTCCGCCTGGTTGCGTATACTACGTGAATTTACTGTAGACGTAGTCGACTTCAGCGGTCTGGAACACTACCGGGGCAGCAGCTGGCAGCGCCAGCTCCACCTCTTCGAAGTGCCCTTCTATTATATCGAATATGGGATCGCCCAACTGGGCGCGATCGGGATGTGGAAACAGTTCAAGGAGAACCCTTCCGGTGCACTGGATAATTATATTCAGGCACTTAGCCTGGGCGGTACGAGAACCCTCCCGGAGCTCTATGCCTCAGCAGGACTCCAATTTGACTTTTCTCCAAAACATATAAAAACTTTAATTGAATTTATACAAAAAGAATTAGTAAAATTGTATTTGTAA
- a CDS encoding Fur family transcriptional regulator has translation MMSSSAKDARALLKKHALSVTEGRLRILELFLRAGGALSHADVEKADTTFDRVTVYRTLQSFVEKGLLHTIPTSENNVRYALCNDACTTHRHQDDHVHFVCDVCRKTVCLDHVAVPALLLPAGFVSEQVQVVVHGVCDLCARPR, from the coding sequence ATGATGTCCTCCTCTGCAAAAGATGCACGTGCGCTTCTTAAGAAGCACGCTCTGAGCGTCACCGAAGGAAGGCTTCGTATCCTTGAACTCTTCCTCCGGGCCGGTGGTGCGTTGTCTCACGCGGACGTGGAAAAAGCGGATACCACCTTTGACCGGGTAACGGTCTACCGTACCCTCCAAAGCTTTGTCGAAAAAGGGCTTCTCCATACGATACCTACTTCCGAAAACAACGTGCGTTACGCCCTTTGCAATGACGCGTGTACCACGCACCGGCACCAGGACGACCATGTTCACTTCGTGTGCGATGTTTGCCGGAAGACGGTTTGCCTCGATCATGTTGCTGTGCCGGCCCTTTTATTGCCTGCCGGGTTTGTTTCGGAACAGGTGCAGGTCGTCGTCCATGGGGTCTGCGATCTTTGTGCGCGGCCGCGATAG
- a CDS encoding SCO family protein → MEKKKKRIRRLLWYVAGSVVFLAIFWIALFAGTDDYKVKLPVIADVKPFAFVDQKGDTVTERDVLGKVCVVSFFFTTCPGICPRMNDNLKHWVYEPFKEEPDLLMLSHTSDPERDSVSRLKVYADSMGYDDPKHWIFLTGTKKALYAAARDSYHIDDESHAKQKIEDQFIHTQLIALIDKNGRLRGIYDGLTKEELEKLQRDIKALLKEPSGPRFSGGLFNNNPS, encoded by the coding sequence ATGGAAAAGAAGAAAAAAAGGATCAGGCGACTTTTATGGTACGTGGCGGGCTCGGTTGTTTTCCTTGCCATCTTTTGGATTGCCCTTTTTGCGGGTACGGACGATTATAAAGTAAAGTTGCCGGTCATCGCGGACGTAAAACCCTTTGCCTTTGTGGACCAGAAGGGGGATACGGTTACGGAGCGGGATGTGTTGGGAAAGGTGTGTGTCGTTTCCTTCTTTTTCACCACCTGTCCGGGGATCTGTCCCCGGATGAACGACAACCTCAAACACTGGGTGTACGAGCCCTTTAAGGAAGAACCGGATCTCCTGATGCTGTCCCATACCTCCGACCCGGAAAGAGATTCCGTGTCCAGGTTGAAAGTGTACGCCGACTCCATGGGTTATGACGATCCCAAACACTGGATCTTCCTCACGGGCACCAAAAAAGCGTTGTATGCCGCCGCGAGGGACAGCTACCACATCGACGATGAAAGCCACGCCAAACAAAAGATCGAAGACCAGTTCATCCACACCCAGCTCATTGCGCTCATAGATAAAAACGGACGCCTCCGCGGGATCTATGACGGTCTTACAAAGGAGGAGCTCGAAAAGCTTCAACGGGATATCAAAGCCCTGCTCAAGGAACCCAGTGGCCCGCGATTTTCCGGCGGTCTGTTCAACAACAATCCTTCGTGA
- a CDS encoding MerC domain-containing protein, with product MRINWDMLGMSASIACAIHCAVLPLFLTALPLFGWEILHNPWFEGGMIALAGVVGASALRHGYKRHHRRSTPAMLFGAGFACLVLKEVFHTFHVALLIPAIVLIVGAHYLNLRYTSPKAA from the coding sequence ATGCGAATCAACTGGGATATGCTGGGTATGTCGGCGTCGATCGCCTGCGCCATCCATTGCGCGGTTTTGCCTCTTTTTCTGACAGCCCTGCCCTTGTTTGGCTGGGAAATTTTGCACAATCCCTGGTTTGAGGGCGGGATGATCGCCCTGGCGGGGGTCGTTGGGGCCAGCGCCCTTCGCCACGGTTATAAACGACATCACCGGCGGAGTACGCCGGCGATGCTGTTTGGGGCGGGTTTTGCCTGCCTTGTATTAAAAGAAGTTTTTCACACCTTTCATGTGGCGCTCCTGATTCCGGCAATCGTGCTTATTGTCGGAGCCCACTACCTCAACCTGAGGTATACGTCGCCTAAAGCTGCTTGA
- a CDS encoding 3-keto-disaccharide hydrolase: MKRFVLVSLALVALSAAKPVSTAVKTVSGDWVSIFDGKTTHGWHTYGQSTAGSAWKAADGVLHLDASSRDGRGDLVTDGEYDNFDLKLEWKESKGANSGIMFDVHEDPSKYQNTYETGPEMQILDNDNHPDGKNFKHRAGDLYDLIPCKVQTVKPVGEWNKVEIRLRNGKLQFFLNDTEVVATRMWTDDWNKLVAGSKFAKMPGFATFHKGHISLQDHGGDEDVWFRDIQIKQL; this comes from the coding sequence ATGAAACGTTTCGTCCTTGTGTCCCTGGCGCTGGTCGCGCTGTCTGCCGCCAAGCCGGTCTCCACCGCCGTAAAGACGGTTTCCGGTGACTGGGTGTCCATTTTTGATGGCAAAACCACCCACGGCTGGCATACCTATGGTCAATCGACGGCGGGCTCCGCCTGGAAAGCCGCTGACGGTGTCCTCCACCTGGATGCCTCCTCCAGGGATGGCCGGGGTGACCTGGTCACCGATGGCGAATACGACAACTTCGACCTGAAGCTGGAGTGGAAGGAATCCAAGGGTGCCAACAGCGGGATCATGTTCGACGTCCACGAGGATCCCAGCAAGTATCAGAATACGTACGAGACGGGTCCCGAAATGCAGATCCTCGACAACGACAACCATCCCGACGGGAAGAATTTCAAACACCGCGCGGGCGACCTCTATGACCTCATCCCCTGCAAGGTACAAACGGTCAAACCGGTCGGGGAGTGGAACAAGGTAGAGATCCGCCTGAGGAACGGAAAGCTCCAGTTTTTCCTCAATGATACCGAAGTGGTGGCCACCAGGATGTGGACCGACGACTGGAATAAGCTGGTGGCCGGGAGCAAGTTTGCCAAGATGCCCGGTTTTGCCACCTTCCACAAAGGCCATATCTCCCTTCAGGACCATGGCGGGGATGAAGACGTGTGGTTCCGGGATATACAGATCAAGCAGCTTTAG